A single region of the Enterobacter cloacae complex sp. R_G8 genome encodes:
- the nuoC gene encoding NADH-quinone oxidoreductase subunit C/D — MVNNMTDLTAQEAAWQTRDHLDDPVIGELRNRFGPDAFTVQATRTGVPVVWVKREQLLEVVDFLKKLPKPYVMLFDLHGMDERLRTHRQGLPAADFSVFYHLISIDRNTDIMLKVALSENDMHLPTLTKLFPNANWYERETWEMFGMTFDGHPHLTRIMMPQTWTGHPLRKDYPARATEFDPFELTKAKQDLEMEALTFKPEDWGMKRGTENEDFMFLNLGPNHPSAHGAFRIILQLDGEEIVDCVPDIGYHHRGAEKMGERQSWHSYIPYTDRIEYLGGCVNEMPYVLAVEKLAGITVPDRVNVIRVMLSELFRINSHLLYISTFIQDVGAMTPVFFAFTDRQKIYDLVEAITGFRMHPAWFRIGGVAHDLPRGWDRLLREFLDWMPKRLASYEKAALRNTILKGRSQGVAAYGAKEALEWGTTGAGLRATGIDFDVRKARPYSGYENFDFEVPVGGGVSDCYTRVMLKVEELRQSLRILEQCLNNMPEGPFKADHPLTTPPPKERTLQHIETLITHFLQVSWGPVMPAQESFQMIEATKGINSYYLTSDGSTMSYRTRVRTPSFAHLQQIPSAIRGSLVSDLIVYLGSIDFVMSDVDR; from the coding sequence ATGGTGAACAATATGACCGACTTAACCGCGCAAGAAGCCGCCTGGCAGACCCGGGATCATCTGGATGACCCCGTCATTGGCGAACTGCGCAACCGTTTTGGGCCGGATGCCTTTACTGTTCAGGCGACCCGCACCGGGGTACCCGTTGTTTGGGTGAAGCGTGAACAATTGCTGGAAGTTGTCGATTTCCTCAAGAAATTGCCAAAACCTTACGTCATGCTGTTTGACTTACACGGCATGGATGAACGTCTGCGTACGCACCGCCAGGGTCTCCCTGCTGCGGATTTTTCCGTTTTCTACCACCTGATCTCAATAGACCGCAATACGGATATCATGCTCAAGGTGGCATTGTCTGAAAACGACATGCATCTGCCGACGCTCACCAAACTTTTCCCGAACGCTAACTGGTATGAGCGTGAAACCTGGGAAATGTTCGGCATGACCTTCGACGGCCACCCGCATCTGACGCGCATCATGATGCCGCAGACCTGGACCGGCCACCCGCTGCGTAAAGACTACCCGGCACGTGCGACTGAATTCGATCCGTTTGAGCTGACCAAAGCCAAGCAGGATCTGGAGATGGAAGCGCTGACCTTCAAGCCGGAAGACTGGGGCATGAAGCGCGGGACCGAAAACGAGGATTTCATGTTCCTCAACCTCGGTCCAAACCACCCGTCTGCGCACGGTGCATTCCGTATCATTCTTCAGCTTGATGGCGAAGAGATTGTCGACTGTGTTCCGGATATCGGTTACCACCACCGTGGTGCTGAGAAGATGGGCGAGCGTCAGTCCTGGCACAGCTACATTCCATATACCGACCGTATCGAGTATCTCGGCGGCTGCGTAAACGAAATGCCTTATGTGCTGGCCGTTGAGAAACTGGCAGGCATCACCGTGCCGGATCGCGTTAACGTGATTCGCGTCATGCTGTCAGAACTGTTCCGTATTAACAGCCACCTGCTGTACATCTCCACGTTCATCCAGGACGTCGGTGCGATGACCCCGGTCTTCTTCGCCTTTACCGATCGTCAGAAAATTTACGATCTGGTGGAAGCGATTACCGGTTTCCGTATGCACCCGGCCTGGTTCCGTATCGGCGGCGTAGCACACGATCTGCCGCGTGGTTGGGACCGCCTGCTGCGTGAATTCCTCGACTGGATGCCGAAACGTCTGGCCTCTTACGAGAAAGCCGCGCTGCGTAACACCATCCTGAAAGGCCGTTCCCAGGGCGTTGCCGCCTACGGCGCGAAAGAAGCGCTGGAGTGGGGGACCACAGGTGCAGGTCTGCGCGCGACCGGTATTGATTTCGACGTGCGTAAAGCGCGTCCTTACTCTGGCTATGAGAACTTCGACTTTGAAGTCCCGGTTGGCGGCGGAGTTTCCGACTGCTATACCCGTGTGATGCTGAAAGTCGAAGAGCTGCGCCAGAGTCTGCGCATCCTTGAGCAGTGCCTCAACAACATGCCGGAAGGCCCGTTCAAAGCGGATCACCCGCTGACGACGCCGCCACCGAAAGAGCGCACGCTGCAACATATCGAAACCCTGATCACCCACTTCCTGCAGGTTTCCTGGGGCCCGGTCATGCCGGCACAAGAATCCTTCCAGATGATCGAAGCGACCAAGGGTATTAACAGTTACTACCTGACCAGTGACGGCAGCACCATGAGCTACCGTACCCGCGTGCGTACGCCGAGCTTTGCGCACCTGCAGCAGATCCCGTCCGCCATCCGCGGCAGTCTGGTCTCCGACCTGATTGTGTATCTGGGTAGTATCGATTTTGTTATGTCAGATGTGGACCGCTAA
- the nuoE gene encoding NADH-quinone oxidoreductase subunit NuoE, translated as MHENQQPQTEAFELSEAERAAIEHEMHHYEDPRAASIEALKIVQKQRGWVPDGAIYAIAEVLGIPASDVEGVATFYSQIFRQPVGRHVIRYCDSVVCHITGYQGIQAAIEKKLNIKPGQTTFDGRFTLLPTCCLGNCDKGPTMMIDEDTHSHLTPEAIPDLLEQYK; from the coding sequence ATGCACGAGAATCAACAACCACAAACCGAGGCTTTTGAGCTGAGTGAAGCAGAGCGTGCCGCCATTGAGCACGAGATGCACCACTACGAAGACCCGCGTGCGGCGTCCATTGAAGCGCTGAAAATCGTACAGAAACAGCGTGGTTGGGTGCCGGATGGGGCGATCTATGCGATCGCAGAAGTGCTGGGTATCCCGGCCAGTGACGTAGAAGGCGTAGCCACGTTCTACAGCCAGATCTTCCGTCAGCCGGTAGGCCGCCATGTGATCCGCTACTGTGACAGCGTTGTCTGCCACATTACCGGTTATCAGGGCATTCAGGCTGCGATTGAGAAGAAACTCAATATCAAGCCGGGCCAGACCACGTTCGATGGTCGCTTTACTCTGCTGCCAACCTGCTGCCTGGGTAACTGCGACAAGGGGCCGACCATGATGATTGATGAGGATACTCACAGCCATCTGACGCCGGAAGCCATTCCTGACCTGCTGGAGCAGTACAAATGA
- the nuoF gene encoding NADH-quinone oxidoreductase subunit NuoF, giving the protein MKTVIRTAETHPLTWRLRDDKQPVWLDEYQSKNGYAGARKALGGMAPDDIVNAVKESGLKGRGGAGFSTGLKWSLMPKDESMNIRYLLCNADEMEPGTYKDRLLMEQLPHLLVEGMLISAFALKAYRGYIFLRGEYIEAAENLRRAIAEATEAGLLGKNILGTGFDFELFVHTGAGRYICGEETALINSLEGRRANPRSKPPFPASSGVWGKPTCVNNVETLCNVPAILANGVEWYQGISSSKDAGTKLMGFSGRVKNPGVWELPFGTTAREILEDYAGGMRDGLKFKAWQPGGAGTDFLTEAHLDLPMEFESIGKAGSRLGTALAMAVDHEIGMVSLVRNLEEFFARESCGWCTPCRDGLPWSVKILRAIERGEGQPGDIETLEQLCRFLGPGKTFCAHAPGAVEPLQSAIKYFRDEFEAGIKQPFSNTHSINGIQPNLLKARW; this is encoded by the coding sequence ATGAAAACTGTAATTCGTACTGCTGAGACGCATCCGTTGACCTGGCGTCTGCGCGATGACAAACAGCCGGTATGGCTCGACGAATACCAGAGCAAAAACGGCTATGCCGGGGCGCGTAAGGCCCTGGGCGGCATGGCACCGGACGACATCGTTAACGCGGTGAAAGAGTCGGGTCTGAAAGGCCGCGGCGGCGCGGGCTTCTCCACCGGTCTGAAGTGGAGCCTGATGCCAAAAGATGAATCCATGAACATCCGTTACCTGCTGTGTAACGCGGATGAAATGGAGCCGGGTACCTATAAAGACCGTCTGCTGATGGAACAGCTACCGCACCTACTGGTAGAAGGCATGCTGATCTCCGCATTCGCGCTGAAAGCGTACCGTGGTTACATCTTCCTGCGCGGTGAGTACATCGAAGCAGCTGAAAACCTGCGTCGCGCGATTGCCGAAGCGACCGAAGCGGGCCTGCTGGGTAAAAACATTCTCGGTACCGGCTTCGACTTCGAGCTGTTCGTGCACACCGGTGCAGGGCGTTATATCTGCGGTGAAGAGACTGCGCTGATTAACTCCCTGGAAGGCCGCCGTGCGAACCCGCGTTCCAAGCCACCGTTCCCGGCAAGCTCCGGCGTGTGGGGTAAACCGACTTGTGTTAACAACGTCGAAACCCTGTGTAACGTTCCGGCGATCCTCGCCAACGGCGTGGAGTGGTATCAGGGCATCTCCTCAAGTAAAGATGCCGGTACCAAGCTGATGGGCTTCTCCGGCCGTGTGAAAAACCCAGGCGTCTGGGAACTGCCGTTCGGTACTACCGCCCGCGAAATTCTTGAAGACTACGCCGGTGGCATGCGCGATGGCCTGAAATTCAAAGCCTGGCAGCCGGGTGGGGCAGGGACAGACTTCCTGACCGAAGCGCACCTTGACCTGCCGATGGAGTTCGAAAGCATTGGTAAAGCAGGCAGTCGTCTGGGTACGGCGCTGGCGATGGCCGTCGACCATGAGATCGGCATGGTATCGCTGGTGCGTAACCTGGAAGAGTTCTTCGCCCGTGAGTCCTGCGGCTGGTGTACACCGTGCCGTGACGGTCTGCCGTGGAGCGTGAAGATCCTGCGTGCTATCGAACGCGGCGAAGGCCAGCCTGGTGATATCGAGACACTTGAGCAACTGTGTCGATTCTTAGGGCCGGGTAAAACCTTCTGTGCCCACGCACCGGGTGCCGTCGAGCCGCTGCAGAGCGCGATTAAATATTTCCGCGACGAATTCGAAGCAGGCATCAAGCAGCCGTTCAGCAATACCCATTCCATCAATGGTATTCAGCCGAACCTGCTGAAAGCACGCTGGTAA
- the nuoG gene encoding NADH-quinone oxidoreductase subunit NuoG yields the protein MATIHVDGKEYEVNGADNLLEACLSLGLDIPYFCWHPALGSVGACRQCAVKQYQNAEDTRGRLVMSCMTPATEGTFISIDDEEAKQFRESVVEWLMTNHPHDCPVCEEGGNCHLQDMTVMTGHSFRRYRFTKRTHRNQDLGPFISHEMNRCIACYRCVRYYKDYADGQDLGVYGAHDNVYFGRPEDGTLESEFSGNLVEICPTGVFTDKTHSERYNRKWDMQFAPSICQQCSLGCNTSPGERYGELRRIENRYNGTVNHYFLCDRGRFGYGYVNLKDRPRQPVQRRGDDFITLNAEQAMQGAADILRQSKKVIGIGSPRASIESNFALRELVGAENFYTGIAQGEQERLQLVLKVLREGGIHTPALREIESYDAVLVLGEDLTQTGARAALAVRQAVKGKAREMAAAQKVADWQIAAILNIGQRAKHPLFVTNVDNTRLDDIAAWTYCAPVEDQARLGFAIAHALDSNSPAVELDRDLQSKVDVIVQALAGAKKPLIISGTNAGSAEIIQAAANVAKALKGRGADVGVTMIARAVNSIGLGMIGGGSLEAALSELESGAADAVVVLENDLHRHASAARVDAALSKAPLVMVIDHQRTAIMDKAHLVLSAASFAESDGTVINNEGRAQRFFQVYDPAYYDSNTVMLESWRWLHSLHSTVQSREVDWTQLDHVIDAVVEKLPQLAGIKDAAPEASFRIRGQKLAREPHRYSGRTAMRANISVHEPRQPQDKDTMFAFSMEGNNQPSAPRSQIPFAWAPGWNSPQAWNKFQAEVGGSLRHGDPGVRLIEASETGLDFFTTVPTSFQAQDGSWRIAPYYHLFGSDELSQRSPVFQQRMPQPYIKLNPADAAKLGVNAGANIAFSYDGQTISLPLIISEGLTAGQVGLPMGMPGIAPVLAGARLDNLQEAKA from the coding sequence ATGGCTACGATTCATGTAGACGGCAAAGAATACGAAGTCAACGGGGCGGACAACCTGCTGGAAGCTTGTCTGTCTCTTGGCCTCGATATTCCGTACTTTTGCTGGCATCCGGCGCTGGGCAGCGTCGGTGCTTGCCGCCAGTGTGCGGTGAAGCAATATCAAAACGCGGAAGACACGCGTGGTCGCCTGGTGATGTCCTGTATGACGCCAGCCACTGAAGGCACCTTTATTTCGATTGATGACGAAGAAGCCAAACAGTTCCGTGAAAGCGTTGTGGAATGGTTGATGACCAACCACCCGCACGACTGCCCGGTCTGTGAAGAGGGCGGTAACTGCCACCTTCAGGATATGACCGTAATGACCGGTCACAGCTTCCGTCGCTATCGCTTTACCAAGCGTACTCACCGTAACCAGGACCTGGGGCCGTTCATCTCTCACGAAATGAACCGCTGCATCGCCTGCTACCGCTGCGTGCGTTACTACAAAGATTACGCAGACGGTCAGGATCTGGGCGTGTATGGCGCACATGACAACGTCTACTTCGGTCGTCCGGAAGACGGTACGCTTGAGAGCGAATTCTCCGGTAACCTGGTGGAAATCTGTCCGACCGGTGTATTCACCGATAAAACCCACTCCGAGCGTTACAACCGTAAGTGGGACATGCAGTTTGCACCAAGCATCTGCCAGCAGTGTTCGCTGGGCTGTAACACCAGCCCGGGTGAGCGCTACGGCGAACTGCGTCGTATCGAAAACCGTTACAACGGTACCGTAAACCATTACTTCCTGTGCGACCGCGGTCGTTTCGGCTATGGCTATGTGAACCTGAAAGACCGTCCGCGTCAGCCGGTTCAGCGCCGTGGCGACGACTTCATCACCCTGAACGCTGAACAGGCGATGCAGGGTGCGGCAGATATTCTGCGTCAGTCGAAGAAAGTGATCGGTATCGGTTCCCCACGTGCCAGCATCGAAAGCAACTTCGCGCTGCGTGAGCTGGTGGGGGCGGAAAACTTCTACACCGGTATCGCTCAGGGCGAGCAGGAACGTCTGCAGCTGGTACTGAAAGTGCTGCGCGAAGGCGGTATTCATACCCCTGCGCTGCGCGAAATCGAATCGTATGATGCGGTTCTGGTGCTGGGCGAAGATCTGACGCAGACCGGCGCTCGCGCGGCTCTGGCGGTTCGCCAGGCGGTGAAGGGTAAAGCACGTGAAATGGCAGCGGCACAGAAAGTGGCTGACTGGCAGATTGCGGCAATCCTCAACATCGGCCAGCGCGCGAAGCATCCTCTGTTTGTGACGAACGTCGACAACACCCGTCTGGACGATATCGCCGCGTGGACCTACTGTGCGCCGGTTGAAGATCAGGCGCGTCTTGGATTTGCCATTGCCCATGCGCTGGACAGCAACTCTCCGGCCGTTGAACTGGATCGTGACCTGCAGAGCAAGGTCGACGTGATTGTTCAGGCGCTGGCGGGGGCGAAGAAACCACTCATTATCTCCGGGACTAATGCCGGTAGCGCCGAGATTATTCAGGCTGCCGCGAACGTTGCCAAAGCCCTGAAAGGCCGTGGTGCGGACGTTGGCGTCACCATGATTGCCCGTGCGGTGAACAGCATCGGTCTGGGTATGATTGGCGGCGGCTCGCTGGAAGCAGCGTTAAGCGAACTGGAATCCGGTGCCGCTGACGCCGTTGTGGTGCTGGAAAATGACCTGCATCGCCATGCATCAGCCGCGCGTGTCGACGCTGCACTCTCTAAAGCGCCGCTGGTGATGGTAATCGACCATCAGCGCACCGCGATTATGGATAAAGCGCACCTGGTGCTCTCTGCGGCAAGCTTCGCAGAAAGCGACGGTACGGTTATCAACAACGAAGGCCGCGCACAGCGTTTCTTCCAGGTTTATGACCCGGCGTACTACGACAGCAACACCGTGATGCTGGAAAGCTGGCGCTGGCTGCACTCCCTGCACAGCACCGTGCAGAGCCGTGAAGTGGACTGGACTCAGCTCGACCACGTTATCGATGCGGTAGTCGAAAAACTGCCTCAACTGGCAGGCATTAAAGATGCCGCGCCTGAAGCGAGCTTCCGTATTCGCGGCCAGAAACTGGCGCGTGAACCGCACCGTTACAGTGGCCGTACCGCGATGCGTGCCAATATCAGCGTGCACGAACCGCGTCAGCCGCAGGATAAAGACACCATGTTCGCCTTCTCTATGGAAGGGAACAACCAGCCGTCTGCGCCACGTTCACAGATCCCATTCGCATGGGCGCCGGGCTGGAACTCCCCGCAGGCGTGGAACAAGTTCCAGGCGGAAGTGGGCGGTTCATTGCGTCACGGCGATCCGGGCGTGCGTCTGATTGAAGCCTCCGAAACCGGTCTGGACTTCTTCACGACCGTTCCGACGAGCTTCCAGGCGCAGGACGGTAGCTGGCGTATTGCGCCGTACTACCATCTGTTTGGTAGCGACGAGCTGTCCCAGCGTTCACCGGTATTCCAGCAGCGTATGCCGCAGCCGTACATCAAGCTTAACCCGGCAGACGCCGCGAAGCTTGGCGTCAACGCGGGTGCGAACATCGCCTTTAGCTATGACGGCCAGACCATCAGCCTGCCGCTGATTATCTCTGAAGGTCTGACAGCAGGGCAGGTTGGTCTGCCGATGGGTATGCCTGGCATCGCGCCGGTACTGGCGGGTGCGCGTCTTGATAACCTGCAGGAGGCAAAAGCATGA